The proteins below are encoded in one region of Shewanella algae:
- the eno gene encoding phosphopyruvate hydratase has protein sequence MAKIINVIGREIMDSRGNPTVEAEVHLEGGFIGMAAAPSGASTGSREALELRDGDKARYLGKGVLKAVDNVNGPIREALLGKDATAQAELDGIMIALDGTENKDKLGANAILAVSLAAAKAAAAFKGMPLYAHIAELNGTPGQYSMPVPMMNILNGGEHADNNVDIQEFMVQPVGAKSFREALRMGAEIFHNLKKVLKSKGLNTAVGDEGGFAPNLSSNADALAVIKEAVEAAGYKLGTDVTLALDCAASEFYKDGKYDLAGEGKVFDSNGFSDFLKSLTEQYPIVSIEDGLDESDWDGWAYQTKILGDKIQLVGDDLFVTNTKILSRGIEQGVANSILIKFNQIGSLTETLAAIRMAKEAGYTAVISHRSGETEDATIADLAVGTAAGQIKTGSLCRSDRVAKYNQLLRIEEQLGAKAAYRGLSEIKGQA, from the coding sequence ATGGCTAAGATCATTAACGTCATTGGACGCGAAATCATGGATTCTCGCGGTAACCCCACTGTAGAAGCTGAAGTGCATCTGGAAGGTGGTTTCATCGGTATGGCAGCAGCCCCATCAGGCGCTTCTACCGGTAGCCGTGAAGCGCTGGAACTGCGCGATGGCGACAAGGCCCGCTATCTGGGTAAAGGTGTGCTCAAGGCTGTTGACAATGTCAACGGTCCTATCCGTGAAGCCCTGCTGGGTAAAGATGCCACGGCTCAAGCTGAGCTGGATGGCATCATGATCGCGCTGGACGGCACCGAAAACAAAGACAAGCTGGGCGCCAATGCCATTCTGGCTGTGTCTTTGGCTGCTGCCAAGGCCGCTGCTGCCTTCAAAGGTATGCCACTTTACGCTCACATCGCTGAACTGAACGGGACTCCTGGCCAGTACAGCATGCCGGTTCCTATGATGAACATCTTGAACGGTGGTGAGCATGCCGACAACAACGTCGACATTCAGGAATTCATGGTACAGCCAGTCGGTGCCAAGAGTTTCCGTGAAGCCCTGCGTATGGGCGCTGAAATCTTCCACAACCTGAAGAAGGTGCTCAAGTCCAAGGGCCTGAACACTGCCGTGGGTGACGAAGGTGGTTTTGCGCCTAACCTGTCATCCAACGCCGATGCCCTGGCGGTTATCAAAGAAGCCGTTGAAGCTGCTGGCTACAAACTCGGCACAGATGTGACTCTGGCGCTGGATTGTGCGGCTTCCGAGTTCTACAAAGACGGTAAGTATGACCTGGCCGGTGAAGGCAAGGTATTCGATTCCAACGGTTTCTCTGACTTCCTCAAGTCGCTGACCGAGCAGTATCCTATCGTTTCTATCGAAGATGGCTTGGATGAGTCTGATTGGGATGGCTGGGCTTACCAGACCAAGATCCTTGGTGACAAGATCCAGCTGGTGGGTGATGACCTGTTCGTGACCAACACCAAGATCCTGTCTCGCGGTATCGAGCAGGGTGTTGCCAACTCGATTCTGATCAAGTTCAACCAGATAGGTTCTCTGACCGAGACTCTGGCCGCTATCCGCATGGCCAAGGAAGCCGGTTACACCGCCGTTATCTCTCACCGCTCAGGTGAAACGGAAGATGCGACCATTGCCGACTTGGCAGTAGGTACCGCAGCCGGCCAGATCAAGACCGGCTCTCTGTGCCGCTCTGACCGTGTTGCCAAGTACAACCAGCTGCTGCGTATTGAAGAGCAACTGGGCGCCAAGGCAGCCTACCGTGGCCTGAGTGAGATCAAAGGTCAGGCGTAA